The Candidatus Nanosynbacter sp. HMT-352 region AAACATCAGCAATCGTCTTGTCCTTATACTTAATTTCCAATGCCTCGCGATTATAACGCTTGCCGTGACATTCATCACATTGAACGTAAACGTCCGGCAAAAAGTGCATTTCAATCTTTATCACACCATCACCCTGACAATTTTCACAGCGACCGCCTTTGACATTAAAGCTAAATCGCCCAGATTTGTAGCCTCGAACATTAGCCTCGGGCGTACTAGCAAAAAGTTCGCGAATCGGCGTAAAAATCCCAGTGTAAGTCGCTGGATTGGAGCGCGGCGTTCGACCAATTGGCGACTGATCTATGACAATCGTCTTATCAAGCAAATTCACACCTTCTATGGCATCGTGCAATCCTGGCGCTGTCGTTGCGCGATTAAGTTCCGCCGCTAATTCCCGCGCCACAATGTCATTCACAAGCGTCGACTTTCCGCTACCAGAAACGCCAGACACCACAGTCATCAACCCCAAAGGAAACTCCACGTCAATGTTCTTAAGATTATTTTCGCGAGCGCCACGAACAATCAACTTTCTATCTTTCACGACTTTGCGACGCTTTTTCGGAACGGCAATTTTTTCCGCCCCAGATAAATAGCGACCCGTTATACTATTCTCATTTTTCGCAACAATTTCAGGCGTCCCCATTGCCACTACTTGACCGCCATTCACACCAGCTCCCGGTCCCATATCAACCAGAAAATCACTCTGGCGAATCGTATCCTCGTCATGCTCAACCACCAGCACAGAATTGCCCAAATCACGAAGGCGCTTCAACATATCAATCAGCTTGTCGTTGTCACGTTGATGAAGTCCAATTGACGGCTCGTCCAGCACATAAAGCACGCCCTGAAGTCCAGCGCCAATTTGCGTCGCCAAGCGAATTCGCTGCGCCTCACCGCCACTAAGTGTGTTAGCCGCTCGACTTAGTTCCAAATAATTCAGCCCAACATTACTCATAAATGCCAAACGAGATTTAATTTCCTTCACAATCAAGCGAGCAATCGTCATTTCTTGTTCGGTCAATTGAAGCTTATTGTCAAACAAATCCAACGCATCATCAACACTCAAATCACACACGTCAACGATATTCAATTCATGAACCGTCACCGCCAAAACCACAGGTTTCAGGCGCGCACCTTTACAGGCATAACAATCTCTCTCGCGCATAAATCGCTCAATATCTCGTCGCATAAAATCGCTATCAGTTTCTTTCCAGCGTCGCTCCAGATTAGGAATAACACCCTCGTAAGTTGTATCGTAATGTCGACCGCCGCCCAAATCAACGCGATATTTTTGGTCGCCAGTTCCGTATAATATTTTATGTTTAGCATCATCAGAAAGCTTACCTACGGGAACTTTCAAGCTAAATTCGTGAGCTTCAGCAACAGATGCCAATCGCTTCATATTCCAAGCGTCAGAATTCATTCGATTATACGGTCGAATTGCGCCTTCGGAAATTGTCAAATTATTATTAAAGACCAATTCTGAATCAACCTCCAGCCTCGACCCCAAACCCGTACATACAGGACAAGCTCCCTGCGGCGCGTTAAAACTAAACAATCGCGGCTCCAGCTCTGGGATATCGACATCAGGATGATCAACACAAGCATATCTCTGCGAAAATGTCTTCACTTCATCACTGTCCGCATCCAAAACCTCGATAACTCCCTGACCCAGATCCAGCGCTTGCTCAACGCTCTGACTTAGTCGAGATCGCATTTCCGCCGTCAACGCCAACCTATCAACAACCAACTCGATATTATGCTTGTAACTTTTTTGCAGCTCTGGAAATTCATCCAGCGCGTACACCACGCCATCCACACGAACCCTGGCATAACCAAGTCGCTGATATTGCTCCGGAATGTGCGCAAACTCACCTTTTTTATTCTTAACAATTGGCGCCAATAGCAAAATTCGCTTATCGACAAATTGTCGCAGAATCTCATCAATAATCACCTCGGTTGTGCGACGCGTCACTTCATTGCCACAAATCGGACAATGCGGCACGCCAATTCGTGCAAACAAAAGCCTCAGATAATCATAAATTTCCGTAACCGTAGCCACGGTCGAACGCGGGTTGCGGCTGGTCGATTTCTGGTCAATTGAAATCGCTGGGCTGAGTCCTTCAATCGAATCAACATCAGGCTTATCCATCGTACCCAAAAATTGACGCGCATACGAATTAAGACTCTCCATATAACGACGCTGACCCTCGGCATAAATCGTGTCAAATGCCAAACTGGATTTCCCAGACCCACTAAGACCCGTAATCACCACCAGCTGATCTCGCGGAATCTCAATATCTACATTTTTCAGATTGTGCTCACGAGCACCTTTAACACGAATTACCTCTGCCATAACCGCTATATTATACAGGTTTTTGACAATTTTTTCCAGTCCAAATATCGACGCAAATCAGAGTTAAAACACATTACGCTTATGATTGCAAGTCAATATCTTATTTGCTACAGTTAGATCTATGAGAAAGCTGGGCATTTACTTAATTATGATCATCGGAGCGATACTACTCGCGCCTTTTGTGATCGACCAGCTATTTTTCTTCTTTTTCCTAGGAAAAATCCCATTCACGAACATCAGCCTGCCCGCAATTTTAATGGTTATTTTCTGGGCAATTATCGTACCATTGGCAATAATCCTCAGAGAATCACTTTCTGTCCTGTTTTGGAAGTCCATTGACGTTGCCAGCGAAATCGCACAACGACGAATCAACAGAAAAATCCGTTATTTTACACCAAATCAAAAAAGCGAACTTATTTTATTATCAATTTATCTACTTTCCAGCATGAAAAAGAGCGAGCCTCATGATGAGATTGAATCTCAAAAGCTCGCTCCGTCTATGAGTTAATTTTACGGTCGTTTTCTAAGCGCTAATCCGCCAGCTACAACGGCGATAACAGCTAACCCACTAACTAGCCAAACAGAAACTCCTGTTTCAGCAAGGTTTGATGATTTTCCTGGTTTCTTATTGGAAGTGGATGACGATGCCGCAGTAGTTGAAGCGCCTGAGGATGAAGAGCCTGTGGATGGAGTGGCAGCTCCGCTCGTACCTGAGCCGGTACCGCCAGGAGTTACGGGTGGGGGCGTTGGTAGAGTTGCTAGGCGATAATAAGCCGCGCCCGTTGTCATATCGTAGAACATTGCGAATATTCTGGACGCCGACGAAGACGAATAAACGCTGCCAAAACCAGCCTCATTATCACCCTGCGACGTCCAGGTTTTACCGCCATCTACTGACATTACAATATACGGTAAATTTGAAGCATTCATGGCGACTGGTCGAACATAAACAAGCAATCTCTTGCCATCATCGCTAATCCCTGTCTGTACAATATAGTCATCCGCCCCCCGCATCGGAACCTCAGCAGGAATGGATGACCAGCTGACACCACCATCTAATGAAATTTTGTGACCATCAAATAGGCTGTTACCATTAGTACTGATGGACATGAGGGTTGTATCATGGATGACACGAGTTCCAGCGTCCGTCCAGGTCAATCCGTAATCATCAGACCTCTTTACTATACTAGGGGTTCCATCTATCGCAATCATCTTTCCGCCATCAAGCACGCGCTCGGGACAAATATTACCTTTTTGCGTCCAAGTTTGACCATCGTCAATAGAAACATAAAGCGGAGGGGTTTCACCGTCATCTCCACACCTAGCCAGAGTGGAGCCGTCTGGGCTCATAAATAAATGGTTATTACTGGGGTCTATATTGTTAGACTTCACCCAATTGTGCCCACCGTCAGTTGACATATAAAAAGATTTTTCTCCATGCCGACCATTCACAATCATCTTAGACCCGTCTGTGTTTACTAGCAATCTATTCGCGGAATCTGGCATCGCAAAACTATTCCAACTTACACCATTATCTGCGGAAATTAACAATTTTATATCGCCAGTATTAGCATCTTCTCGCAGTATAAAAAGCTTTGATCCGTCTGGACTAATAATTGCTTCTCTAAATTCATCATCTCCCGGTACAGTTACATCCTTCCACGTATACTTAGGCGATTCCTCTGCTCTAACCAAAGGCGACAGAACTGCCAATGCTGATAATGCAAATACAAATACCAAGGACAGCACCCCTCTGTATACTGCGCGTTTTCTGTTCTTAATTAACATCACTCCCCCAATTTGCTTTTTTCACTACATAAAGCTATTACCAGTATTTTAGCATAACCGCGTTTCAGGCGTCAACAGAAGGTAGAACCGATTCCAGCCATAACTGCAATTCTTGCAAAATAAACTGCTGTTCGTCAGTCGCGCTAGGCGCTAATCGTTGCAGAGATTTCATAAATTGCGGCAGTTGCGCCTGTAAATGCTCAGTTCGCCATTCTTCCCATTGTCGCAATTCATCTTCACTAAGCAAATTAGGAAAACTTCGCGCTTTATAATGCAACAATAGTGGCGACAATCGCTCATCCTGAAAATCCGGATGAAAATCAGCCAATTCGCGCTCGCCAGCATTACGCACGGCTTCAACGCGAACTCGATCACTATTGTCCAAAAACCCATCGTATAATTGCGCTTCTGGATCGGTCATTTTCTTAAACTCTGGCTTGTTTTCAAATATACTGCGCAACCTTTCAGCAAAATCTGGATGAGAAAGTAAAATATCTTGGTGTTTCTGTACGGTTTCTGCATCCAGAGAAATCTTCTTCCAGCCATCACCCTGAGTCAACACACCAAGTGGCGAAACTGCCGGGCAACGATTATATTGCAATTCCTTAACTGGCAATTTAACGAAATCTTCGGCTTGCCTTTCTTCCCATGTTGCAAATATCTTCGCCGATAATTCCTCAACGCTCAGATCAACAAACGGCGTCGGATCATAGCGCAAATCATAAACAATCACGCCGCCGTTTCGGCTCGTAGTTAGTGGAAAAGCCACGGTCGTTTTGGCGAATTCTTTGTCATAACGACCACTCGCATAAACAAAAGGTTTTTTATCATCGATATTCACCAGTTTCTGGACCAATTTCTTGTCGCGCATTTTCAGCAAATAGTCGTACATTTGTGGCTGATTCTGCTTAATCAATTTAGTTACAGCAATCAACGCGGTCACGTCAGCCAGCGCATCATGGGCGTTTTCATGCTCTATTCCGTTAGCTTTCGTGATGAGCTCCAAGCGATTGCTCGGCTCACCTTTATCGTCAATTGGCCACTCAATTCCCTCAGGTCGAAGCGCCCTGGTTAAGCGCACCACATCCAATAAATCCCATCTGGATCGACCGTCTTTCCAAGTCCACTCGTATGGATCGTAAAAATTCCGCCAAAACAAATGACGAATAAACTCGTCATCAAAACGGATATTATTAAATCCAACAGCAATCGTATCAGTCGTAAATATTTCCTCACTGAGAATACGCGCAAATTGAGCCTCAGTGTAACCCTCTTCGACAGTTTTTTGCGGCGTTA contains the following coding sequences:
- a CDS encoding WD40/YVTN/BNR-like repeat-containing protein, which translates into the protein MLIKNRKRAVYRGVLSLVFVFALSALAVLSPLVRAEESPKYTWKDVTVPGDDEFREAIISPDGSKLFILREDANTGDIKLLISADNGVSWNSFAMPDSANRLLVNTDGSKMIVNGRHGEKSFYMSTDGGHNWVKSNNIDPSNNHLFMSPDGSTLARCGDDGETPPLYVSIDDGQTWTQKGNICPERVLDGGKMIAIDGTPSIVKRSDDYGLTWTDAGTRVIHDTTLMSISTNGNSLFDGHKISLDGGVSWSSIPAEVPMRGADDYIVQTGISDDGKRLLVYVRPVAMNASNLPYIVMSVDGGKTWTSQGDNEAGFGSVYSSSSASRIFAMFYDMTTGAAYYRLATLPTPPPVTPGGTGSGTSGAATPSTGSSSSGASTTAASSSTSNKKPGKSSNLAETGVSVWLVSGLAVIAVVAGGLALRKRP
- the uvrA gene encoding excinuclease ABC subunit UvrA; the encoded protein is MAEVIRVKGAREHNLKNVDIEIPRDQLVVITGLSGSGKSSLAFDTIYAEGQRRYMESLNSYARQFLGTMDKPDVDSIEGLSPAISIDQKSTSRNPRSTVATVTEIYDYLRLLFARIGVPHCPICGNEVTRRTTEVIIDEILRQFVDKRILLLAPIVKNKKGEFAHIPEQYQRLGYARVRVDGVVYALDEFPELQKSYKHNIELVVDRLALTAEMRSRLSQSVEQALDLGQGVIEVLDADSDEVKTFSQRYACVDHPDVDIPELEPRLFSFNAPQGACPVCTGLGSRLEVDSELVFNNNLTISEGAIRPYNRMNSDAWNMKRLASVAEAHEFSLKVPVGKLSDDAKHKILYGTGDQKYRVDLGGGRHYDTTYEGVIPNLERRWKETDSDFMRRDIERFMRERDCYACKGARLKPVVLAVTVHELNIVDVCDLSVDDALDLFDNKLQLTEQEMTIARLIVKEIKSRLAFMSNVGLNYLELSRAANTLSGGEAQRIRLATQIGAGLQGVLYVLDEPSIGLHQRDNDKLIDMLKRLRDLGNSVLVVEHDEDTIRQSDFLVDMGPGAGVNGGQVVAMGTPEIVAKNENSITGRYLSGAEKIAVPKKRRKVVKDRKLIVRGARENNLKNIDVEFPLGLMTVVSGVSGSGKSTLVNDIVARELAAELNRATTAPGLHDAIEGVNLLDKTIVIDQSPIGRTPRSNPATYTGIFTPIRELFASTPEANVRGYKSGRFSFNVKGGRCENCQGDGVIKIEMHFLPDVYVQCDECHGKRYNREALEIKYKDKTIADVLDMTIDQAAEFFDSVPNIARKLQTLVEVGLGYFKLGQPATTFSGGEAQRIKLATELSKRSTGKTMYILDEPTTGLHSADVKRLLGILQQLVEGGNSMIIIEHNLDVIKSADWIIDMGPEGGIGGGTVVICGTPEDIAKVPNSFTGKYLKKML
- the sbcB gene encoding exodeoxyribonuclease I encodes the protein MAQTFFFYDLETSGLNPRQDRIMQFAGQRTDMDLQPIGEPYNILVTLNDDTLPSPDALMVTGITPQKTVEEGYTEAQFARILSEEIFTTDTIAVGFNNIRFDDEFIRHLFWRNFYDPYEWTWKDGRSRWDLLDVVRLTRALRPEGIEWPIDDKGEPSNRLELITKANGIEHENAHDALADVTALIAVTKLIKQNQPQMYDYLLKMRDKKLVQKLVNIDDKKPFVYASGRYDKEFAKTTVAFPLTTSRNGGVIVYDLRYDPTPFVDLSVEELSAKIFATWEERQAEDFVKLPVKELQYNRCPAVSPLGVLTQGDGWKKISLDAETVQKHQDILLSHPDFAERLRSIFENKPEFKKMTDPEAQLYDGFLDNSDRVRVEAVRNAGERELADFHPDFQDERLSPLLLHYKARSFPNLLSEDELRQWEEWRTEHLQAQLPQFMKSLQRLAPSATDEQQFILQELQLWLESVLPSVDA